One genomic window of Paramormyrops kingsleyae isolate MSU_618 chromosome 20, PKINGS_0.4, whole genome shotgun sequence includes the following:
- the LOC111856374 gene encoding UDP-GalNAc:beta-1,3-N-acetylgalactosaminyltransferase 2 isoform X2: MRSAVLLLLCPCIVAILIHAWLILYRPSGGSSRDPAGGLSADVLVGILSARHHYDLREAIRETWMGYLRDQHYFRHRVEVKFIVGRHGCHIPEEDKEDPYSCTLLNLTEPAAHVAGQEVEIVSKLQAPVLSPSDVPVISFDFKVLHPVVITQLGVFPRGPNWGLPGNLSVTLFPLDQEEPVISVQFSPDGPGTNMNGVWYKTVEKFILPKGFEGTLLWEALDPADLTMANVSQVCWDTGGGVLKIATVADGILPHRDARGFPGLAGGFTFSIYDTAGLSEMLRGRPGRMTTQEAQLAREEELLEQESQRHGDLVFVNVVDTYRNVPSKVLQFYKWSLRNADFRLLLKTDDDCYIDVDAVLRRIKDRHLGRRNFWWGNFRQNWPVDRVGKWQELEYSSPVYPAFACGSGYVVSRDLVEWLAFNAEKLKAYQGEDVSMGIWMAALCPEKHQDSGWLCEQACYLDMLSSPQHTAEELRLLWRRKQACGDP; this comes from the exons ATGAGAAGCGCTGTATTGCTGCTGTTGTGTCCGTGTATTGTGGCAATACTGATCCATGCCTGGTTGATACTGTACAGACCGTCTGGTGGGTCCTCCAGGGATCCAG CAGGTGGGCTTTCGGCCGATGTGCTGGTGGGGATTCTTTCGGCGCGACACCACTATGATCTCAGGGAGGCGATAAGGGAGACCTGGATGGGGTATCTCCGGGACCAGCACTACTTCAGACACAG AGTGGAGGTGAAGTTCATTGTAGGTCGGCATGGCTGTCACATACCAGAGGAGGACAAGGAAGACCCATACTCCTGTACCCTGCTGAACCTGACAGAACCAGCAGCACATG TGGCTGGACAAGAGGTGGAGATTGTCAGCAAGCTCCAGGCACCTGTCCTGAGCCCCTCTGATGTGCCGGTGATCAGCTTCGACTTCAAGGTTCTGCATCCCGTCGTGATCACCCAGTTAGGGGTGTTCCCCAGGGGCCCAAACTGGGGACTCCCTGGGAACCTGTCAGTCACGCTCTTCCCACTGGATCAGGAG GAGCCAGTGATAAGTGTCCAATTCAGCCCTGATGGCCCTGGGACAAACATGAATGGAGTGTGGTACAAAACAGTGGAGAAGTTTATCCTACCCAAG GGCTTTGAAGGGACGCTTCTCTGGGAGGCCCTGGACCCGGCCGATCTGACGATGGCGAACGTCTCGCAGGTGTGCTGGGACACCGGGGGAGGAGTGCTGAAGATAGCCACC GTTGCAGATGGCATATTGCCACACAGAGACGCACGCGGATTCCCTGGATTAGCAGGGGGATTCACCTTCTCCATCTACG ATACAGCGGGGCTGTCGGAGATGCTGCGGGGGCGGCCCGGCCGGATGACCACCCAGGAGGCCCAGCTGGCACGGGAGGAGGAGCTGCTGGAGCAGGAGAGTCAGCGGCACGGCGACCTGGTTTTTGTGAATGTGGTGGACACCTATAGGAACGTCCCATCCAAGGTCCTGCAGTTCTACAAGTG GTCACTGAGAAATGCTGACTTCAGGCTGCTTCTGAAGACTGATGATGACTGTTACATCGATGTGGATGCTGTGCTGAGGAGAATCAAGGACCGGCACCTGGGCAGGAGGAACTTCTGGTGGGGAAA TTTCAGGCAGAACTGGCCAGTGGACCGGGTCGGGAAGTGGCAGGAGCTGGAGTACTCTAGCCCAGTGTACCCAGCCTTTGCCTGCGGCTCTGGCTACGTCGTCTCCAGGGACCTCGTAGAATGGCTGGCTTTCAATGCAGAGAAGCTCAAGGCTTACCAG GGTGAGGACGTGAGCATGGGTATATGGATGGCTGCACTTTGTCCGGAGAAGCATCAG GACTCGGGCTGGCTCTGTGAGCAGGCCTGCTACCTGGATATGCTGTCCTCCCCCCAGCACACGGCCGAGGAGCTGCGTCTGCTGTGGCGGCGAAAGCAGGCCTGTGGGGACCCAT AA
- the LOC111856374 gene encoding UDP-GalNAc:beta-1,3-N-acetylgalactosaminyltransferase 2 isoform X1 — MRSAVLLLLCPCIVAILIHAWLILYRPSGGSSRDPAGGLSADVLVGILSARHHYDLREAIRETWMGYLRDQHYFRHRVEVKFIVGRHGCHIPEEDKEDPYSCTLLNLTEPAAHVAGQEVEIVSKLQAPVLSPSDVPVISFDFKVLHPVVITQLGVFPRGPNWGLPGNLSVTLFPLDQEEPVISVQFSPDGPGTNMNGVWYKTVEKFILPKGFEGTLLWEALDPADLTMANVSQVCWDTGGGVLKIATVADGILPHRDARGFPGLAGGFTFSIYDTAGLSEMLRGRPGRMTTQEAQLAREEELLEQESQRHGDLVFVNVVDTYRNVPSKVLQFYKWSLRNADFRLLLKTDDDCYIDVDAVLRRIKDRHLGRRNFWWGNFRQNWPVDRVGKWQELEYSSPVYPAFACGSGYVVSRDLVEWLAFNAEKLKAYQGEDVSMGIWMAALCPEKHQDSGWLCEQACYLDMLSSPQHTAEELRLLWRRKQACGDPCGCPWDLD, encoded by the exons ATGAGAAGCGCTGTATTGCTGCTGTTGTGTCCGTGTATTGTGGCAATACTGATCCATGCCTGGTTGATACTGTACAGACCGTCTGGTGGGTCCTCCAGGGATCCAG CAGGTGGGCTTTCGGCCGATGTGCTGGTGGGGATTCTTTCGGCGCGACACCACTATGATCTCAGGGAGGCGATAAGGGAGACCTGGATGGGGTATCTCCGGGACCAGCACTACTTCAGACACAG AGTGGAGGTGAAGTTCATTGTAGGTCGGCATGGCTGTCACATACCAGAGGAGGACAAGGAAGACCCATACTCCTGTACCCTGCTGAACCTGACAGAACCAGCAGCACATG TGGCTGGACAAGAGGTGGAGATTGTCAGCAAGCTCCAGGCACCTGTCCTGAGCCCCTCTGATGTGCCGGTGATCAGCTTCGACTTCAAGGTTCTGCATCCCGTCGTGATCACCCAGTTAGGGGTGTTCCCCAGGGGCCCAAACTGGGGACTCCCTGGGAACCTGTCAGTCACGCTCTTCCCACTGGATCAGGAG GAGCCAGTGATAAGTGTCCAATTCAGCCCTGATGGCCCTGGGACAAACATGAATGGAGTGTGGTACAAAACAGTGGAGAAGTTTATCCTACCCAAG GGCTTTGAAGGGACGCTTCTCTGGGAGGCCCTGGACCCGGCCGATCTGACGATGGCGAACGTCTCGCAGGTGTGCTGGGACACCGGGGGAGGAGTGCTGAAGATAGCCACC GTTGCAGATGGCATATTGCCACACAGAGACGCACGCGGATTCCCTGGATTAGCAGGGGGATTCACCTTCTCCATCTACG ATACAGCGGGGCTGTCGGAGATGCTGCGGGGGCGGCCCGGCCGGATGACCACCCAGGAGGCCCAGCTGGCACGGGAGGAGGAGCTGCTGGAGCAGGAGAGTCAGCGGCACGGCGACCTGGTTTTTGTGAATGTGGTGGACACCTATAGGAACGTCCCATCCAAGGTCCTGCAGTTCTACAAGTG GTCACTGAGAAATGCTGACTTCAGGCTGCTTCTGAAGACTGATGATGACTGTTACATCGATGTGGATGCTGTGCTGAGGAGAATCAAGGACCGGCACCTGGGCAGGAGGAACTTCTGGTGGGGAAA TTTCAGGCAGAACTGGCCAGTGGACCGGGTCGGGAAGTGGCAGGAGCTGGAGTACTCTAGCCCAGTGTACCCAGCCTTTGCCTGCGGCTCTGGCTACGTCGTCTCCAGGGACCTCGTAGAATGGCTGGCTTTCAATGCAGAGAAGCTCAAGGCTTACCAG GGTGAGGACGTGAGCATGGGTATATGGATGGCTGCACTTTGTCCGGAGAAGCATCAG GACTCGGGCTGGCTCTGTGAGCAGGCCTGCTACCTGGATATGCTGTCCTCCCCCCAGCACACGGCCGAGGAGCTGCGTCTGCTGTGGCGGCGAAAGCAGGCCTGTGGGGACCCATGTGGGTGTCCCTGGGACCTAGACTAa